The nucleotide window TCCTGTCTCCAGGAGGCATCCACTGCAGggaccccagccagccccactcccagagctgTGTCCTACCCTGCCACAGTGTCCTTACCTCCCCCACCCTGGCGGTGTTTTTATAGCCCAGGAGCCTGCTGTCCTGGTGCCAGTCGCAGCACCACAGATCTTCTGCCTCGTGTATTGTCAgccctggaagagagagagagagagagacactttgaTCATTCTGGTTGCAGTTTCTGTGTCCTTCCAATCCCATTGGTGGCTGCCCAACGGAGTGGAGaagaacagaggcagagagagacttgtTCTCCAGCTGGGGTCAGGCTGAGAGAAATTGTCTGGGGTCTCATTATCCACCTGTGGTCACTCTCTGTCCCGTCTTGGGTTCCGTGTCCCAGTGGATTCCTTACCCCTCTGTTCGAGCAGCAGCTGGTACAGCCGATAAGTCCCCTCCCTGGCCTGTCGGCTGATGTCCTGGTCTGGGTCACTCACAAAGAGAGCCAGCTGGGCCACGTGGTGACCCAGCCTAGGGAACTCTGCTGTGATCTaatggaaggagaggagaggagactccatcagcattttcctgtcagctccctgtcccctctgggcCAGAAGGCTCCTTCCCCTTAGCCCctctgcaggagatgctgggggagaggagcctgagACAGACCCTTCATTTGCTCTGCTGCCAAGGGAGCCAGGAGATGCTTTGGGATGccaagcaggggctggagcatgctccctctcaaggttccttccccactctgaactctagggtacagatgtggggacctgcatgagaacctctaagctgaATTACCGGCTTAGATCTGGTTTTTCTGCCACCACCAAAGCATTTAAGAGtaatttgggaaactctgtcgaCCTCCCCGCTAGAATATCTCCCTCCCAAACACTAGAACCCTTCCCTGAGTAGCCTTGAGAGAGttctccaccaatttcctggtgaacactgatccaaacccttggatcttcaaacaaggagaaattaaccattccccctcctttccccccactaatTCCTGGTGAATGCAGATTCaacccctttggatcttaaaacaaggaaaaatcaatcaggttcttaaaaagaaggattttccttaaagaaagaaagggaaaaatcatctctgtaaaatcaggatggaaaataactttacaggataatcagattcaaggagcccagaggaaccccctctagccttaggttcaaagttacagtaaacagagctaaatcctcttagcaaaaaggaacattcacaagttgagaaaacaaagataaacctaacacgccttgcctggctgttacttacaagtttgaaatatgagagactggttcagaaagaattggagagcatggattgatgtctggtccctctaattcccaagagcgaacaacccccaaaacaaagagcacaaacaaaagatttGCCCCTACCAAGATTCAAAAGTATCCTGCCCCCttcttggtcctttgggtcagatgtcagccaggttacctgagcttcttaacccttaacaGCCTAAACTCAAGCCTATGTCATTCCCTGCTCTGACTCTGCCTCCCCAAGAGGAACACTccgaacccacagcccctgcagcagcagatcctACAGCCCGTTGGAGCCAGCCCCCCTACGCCTGGAGTCAGGAAGCTGGGGTCAAAGGTCACTTACATCAAACTCGGGGAGGGTGACTGCATATCTCAGCAGGGCCGTGCTGCTCTTAATGGCCCTGACTCTTTCCTGGGGCACCCTGGACATAATCCAGAGGTTGACatgctgtggggaaaggaggcaggtcAGGATCAATGGGCAGGTGGTGCTTTGCAAatgagccccaacccctgccccagccccaggggacaGAGACATTATGCGCAGGGAGAATAGCTGAGTCATTGATCACAGAGCTTTAGAAAGGGATTCTTTCCCCCAGAACGCAGCTTGTATCCTGCAGGTCACAAATTGTCAGGGTCTGTCTAGATTGGGACATGGTTCGGTATCGGGGCTGTTCCCATCCTCCCAGAACTCCTGATTCCTGAACAGTTCACCAGAAAGGAGACTgaatcctctcccttccctgccacTAAAATCCTTGGTGGGATGTAAGGAGTCACTGAGAGCACAATCCCCCCAGAAATTTCAGAGCATGTCAGAGAGAAGGGCTGATTCCCTGGGGTCCTCCTGTTTCTCTAGGAAGAAGCGTGTGCCTCTTCTCTGAGAACCATCTCTGGAAtctcatggggtgtgtgtgttgggggggtgggagaagggggggtttCAGACTCTCGCTCCCCAAGACAACCAGGGGCCCTCTGGTTAGTTCTCAACAGAACCAGGCAGAGCTCTGGCTTGAagtcccagctccttcctctATCCCTCCAGAAAGCAGGACCTGACCCTGCATTGCTCTGACCTCCCCAGCCAAGGACGCCGCACTGGGGACCCAGTTAGGAAGAGAGAATAGGAAATGGATCTGCCAGTCTCTCCTTACCAGCCCCCCAAAGAGTTAAGATAAAAGTAGTTCCTACCCCTCCTTATGGGACTCACCTCCACGATGAAGTGGAGCCTGTCTGCATCTGGGGACTCTGCCAGCAGGTTCCCCAGCACGGCATCCAGGAGCTCTGGTATGACTTTGTGCAGAGCCTGCAAAGCATGGGTCAGAGTTAGGGAAACTGGGCCAACACCTGCCACAGGATGGGAAGAGGGGTCTCTGGGAAGCACTGGTGAGACTCCCAAACACATGTCCTGGCCTCTCTCATTCACATCCCACTGCAGGCAATTAGCAAGGATTGATGCCACCTGGATCTCTGATCCATGAGCTTAGCAGGTCTCTGCACAAGGCCTTGTAGGCAGAAGAGTAGGAAACAGCCAAGTTGCTATGGATGGAAGCTGGGTTGCTGGGCAAAACACGGCATAtgtaagaaaaagaaagaaaaaagaaagaaagaaagaagaaagaagggGGTAATCCTCTGGAGGGAAGGATCCAAGCCTGCAGCTTGTTCCATCTCTGCTTACCCCACCCTAAATCTGGAGCTCCAGCGACTCAAGGGAGCAGGGACAAGGACCAttctggaagaggaggaggatgtaccTGGGTGTTGATGGTGTCCATCTCTGTGCCCAGGGTGAAGACCAAGCCAAGGGCAGCTTTCAAGAGGCGGGGCTCTAGGtcaggctgaagggctggtttCATGGTGCTGGCAAGAGAGAGGAGCTGGTATTAGACTGCGCAGTATGGGGTGGGACTGTCACCAACACGGACACGAAACCACAGGGATATAGGCACAGGCTGACGAGAATGGAAAGTGAGGCACTGAGCTAGGGAATGACAAGGCCAAGGCGTCACAGACAG belongs to Gopherus flavomarginatus isolate rGopFla2 chromosome 10, rGopFla2.mat.asm, whole genome shotgun sequence and includes:
- the LOC127030321 gene encoding maestro heat-like repeat family member 5 isoform X1, which translates into the protein MKPALQPDLEPRLLKAALGLVFTLGTEMDTINTQALHKVIPELLDAVLGNLLAESPDADRLHFIVEHVNLWIMSRVPQERVRAIKSSTALLRYAVTLPEFDVSDL
- the LOC127030321 gene encoding maestro heat-like repeat family member 5 isoform X2; translation: MDTINTQALHKVIPELLDAVLGNLLAESPDADRLHFIVEHVNLWIMSRVPQERVRAIKSSTALLRYAVTLPEFDVSDL